One segment of Marvinbryantia formatexigens DSM 14469 DNA contains the following:
- a CDS encoding ABC transporter ATP-binding protein yields MLKLVKYMKKSAGYILLIILLLFLQAFCDLSLPSYTSDIINVGIQQKGIEDGVPEQISAQSFERLLLFLDEGQQEQVKADYREAGDAWYLQEISKEERQELNDILGKAEVALVTLTQSEETTAAIKAQMNLPEDADLFETIAALPSQVREQMLAGVSGQMEQMPDSIITQMAVSFVQSEYDTLGEDTDAMQMRYLLFTGLKMLALAFLGMVAAISVTFLSARVAAVTGHDLRAVVYRKVIGFSNAEFNRFSTASLITRSTNDIQQVQLLMAMFFRIACYAPILGIGGVLKVLRTDVSMSWIIGLAVVLIMLVVLVLFKVAMPRFKTLQVLIDRLNLVTREILTGIPVIRAFSREKYEEERFEEANRNLMKTNLFVNRCMTFMMPVMMLVMNGVSVLIVYNGAHAIDGGSMQVGDMMAFIQYAMQIIMSFLMLTMLSIMLPRASVSGKRISEILETQETIHDPERARVPNVSIKGRVEFDHVSFAYPDAEEEVLTDISFTAEKGETVAIIGSTGSGKSTLVNLIPRFYDVTGGEIRLDGVDIRKMSQKDVRSRLGYVPQKGVLFSGTIDSNIRYGRPDASEAEVERAAQIAQAEEFIKEKPDGYASAIAQGGTNVSGGQKQRLSIARAIEKNPEILIFDDSFSALDYKTDVAVRRALREATAETTTIIVAQRISTILHADKIIVLDEGHMAGMGTHRELLENCEVYRQIAESQLSKEELAG; encoded by the coding sequence ATGCTGAAACTGGTGAAGTATATGAAAAAATCGGCAGGTTATATCCTGCTGATTATACTGCTGCTTTTTTTGCAGGCGTTCTGCGACCTGTCGCTGCCTTCCTACACGTCAGACATTATCAATGTCGGAATCCAGCAGAAGGGGATAGAGGACGGCGTGCCGGAGCAGATCAGCGCGCAGTCTTTTGAACGTCTCCTGCTGTTTCTGGATGAGGGGCAGCAGGAGCAGGTGAAGGCGGATTACCGGGAGGCGGGCGATGCCTGGTACCTGCAGGAAATCAGCAAAGAGGAGCGGCAGGAGCTGAATGATATTCTGGGAAAGGCGGAGGTCGCTCTGGTGACGCTCACGCAGTCGGAGGAGACGACGGCGGCGATTAAGGCGCAGATGAACCTGCCGGAGGACGCGGATTTGTTTGAGACGATTGCGGCGCTGCCATCACAGGTGCGGGAGCAGATGCTCGCCGGTGTCAGCGGGCAGATGGAGCAGATGCCGGATTCGATTATCACACAGATGGCGGTCAGCTTTGTGCAGAGTGAATATGATACGCTGGGAGAGGACACGGACGCCATGCAGATGCGGTATCTGCTGTTCACCGGTCTGAAAATGCTGGCGCTGGCGTTTCTAGGCATGGTGGCGGCAATCAGCGTGACGTTTTTGTCGGCGCGCGTGGCGGCGGTCACCGGGCACGACCTGCGCGCGGTGGTCTACCGCAAGGTAATTGGATTTTCCAATGCGGAATTTAACCGGTTCTCCACAGCGTCGCTGATTACGCGCAGCACGAACGATATCCAGCAGGTGCAGCTTCTGATGGCAATGTTTTTCCGGATTGCCTGCTATGCGCCGATTCTTGGTATCGGCGGCGTGCTGAAGGTACTGCGCACGGATGTTTCCATGAGCTGGATTATCGGGCTGGCGGTCGTGCTGATTATGCTGGTCGTGCTGGTGCTGTTTAAGGTGGCGATGCCGCGTTTCAAGACGCTGCAGGTGCTGATTGACCGTCTGAATCTTGTCACGAGAGAGATTCTGACCGGTATTCCGGTTATCCGGGCATTCAGCCGTGAGAAGTATGAGGAAGAGCGTTTTGAGGAAGCAAACCGGAATCTGATGAAGACGAATCTGTTTGTCAACCGCTGTATGACGTTTATGATGCCGGTGATGATGCTGGTGATGAACGGCGTTTCGGTGCTGATCGTCTATAACGGCGCCCACGCGATTGACGGCGGAAGTATGCAGGTGGGCGATATGATGGCGTTTATCCAGTATGCCATGCAGATTATCATGTCATTCCTGATGCTGACGATGCTTTCTATCATGCTGCCGAGAGCCAGCGTTTCCGGAAAGCGTATCAGTGAGATTCTGGAGACGCAGGAAACCATCCACGACCCGGAGCGTGCGCGCGTGCCGAACGTGTCCATAAAGGGACGGGTGGAATTCGACCATGTTTCCTTTGCGTATCCGGATGCGGAGGAAGAGGTGCTGACGGATATCAGCTTTACGGCGGAAAAGGGTGAGACGGTCGCAATTATTGGAAGTACCGGAAGCGGCAAGAGCACGCTGGTAAATCTGATTCCGCGTTTTTACGATGTGACCGGGGGAGAAATCCGTCTGGACGGTGTGGATATCCGGAAAATGTCACAGAAGGATGTGAGAAGCCGTCTGGGCTACGTGCCGCAGAAGGGCGTGCTGTTTTCCGGAACGATTGATTCCAATATCCGTTACGGCAGACCGGATGCTTCGGAAGCCGAGGTGGAGCGGGCGGCGCAGATTGCGCAGGCAGAGGAATTTATTAAGGAGAAACCGGACGGGTACGCTTCCGCAATCGCGCAGGGCGGCACCAATGTGTCCGGCGGTCAGAAGCAGCGCCTTTCGATTGCGCGCGCGATTGAGAAAAATCCGGAAATCCTTATTTTTGACGACAGCTTTTCCGCGCTGGATTATAAGACGGATGTTGCTGTGCGCAGAGCGCTGCGGGAGGCGACGGCGGAGACGACGACCATTATTGTGGCACAGCGCATCAGTACGATTCTTCATGCCGATAAAATTATTGTGCTCGACGAGGGACACATGGCGGGCATGGGCACGCACAGGGAGCTGCTGGAAAACTGCGAGGTTTACCGGCAGATTGCCGAATCACAGCTTTCGAAGGAGGAGTTGGCAGGATGA
- a CDS encoding ABC transporter ATP-binding protein, translated as MKIEIDNITKKIGSQTVLDCISLSMESPAIYGLKGRNGSGKTMLMRAICGLIRLSEGEIRINGEILRKDISFPRSVGILIESPGFISHYSAYENLEALISIKNIVSRERITETLEMVGLEPGDKKSFRKFSLGMKQKLGIAAAIIEEPELVILDEPTNALDEQSLERLKKILGHLKEKGALVIISCHDTEDLLALSDVIIEMQDGKVISEWKINR; from the coding sequence ATGAAAATAGAAATTGATAACATCACAAAAAAGATTGGGTCACAGACTGTACTGGATTGCATTTCTCTTTCGATGGAATCGCCAGCTATTTATGGATTGAAGGGGCGGAACGGCTCTGGAAAGACAATGCTCATGCGTGCAATATGCGGACTGATTCGGCTGTCGGAAGGAGAAATCCGGATTAATGGCGAAATTTTAAGAAAGGATATTTCTTTTCCGCGGAGCGTTGGAATTCTGATAGAATCGCCGGGGTTTATCAGCCATTATTCTGCATATGAGAACCTGGAAGCACTGATTTCCATAAAAAATATTGTTTCGAGGGAAAGAATCACTGAAACATTGGAAATGGTCGGGCTTGAACCGGGGGATAAAAAATCGTTTCGCAAATTTTCTCTGGGAATGAAGCAGAAACTGGGGATTGCAGCGGCTATTATAGAAGAGCCGGAGCTGGTCATTCTGGATGAACCGACGAATGCGCTGGATGAGCAGAGCCTGGAGAGACTGAAAAAGATTTTAGGGCATCTGAAAGAAAAGGGGGCGCTCGTTATTATCAGTTGTCATGATACGGAAGATTTATTGGCGCTGTCGGATGTGATTATAGAAATGCAGGATGGGAAAGTGATATCTGAATGGAAGATAAACAGATGA